A genomic stretch from Malus domestica chromosome 15, GDT2T_hap1 includes:
- the LOC114821502 gene encoding cytochrome P450 81Q32-like, which yields MEQQILLYTFLSIISILFTFNFLLQTKRRRYKNLPPSPLSLPLIGHLHLLKIPIHRTLHRLSQKHGPIFSLWFGSQRVVIVSSSSAAQECFTTNDIVLANRPSFILGKHLAYNNTTMATSQYGDHWRNLRRIGAIEIFSTARLNTFSNIRKDEIKQLLHKLSQNASEDFATVPLNSMFHELTFNTIMRMVAGKRYYGEDVSVEKEQARQFREIMKEAFAQSGAANPADFLPILNWVGSDSYERRAMKLGKRTNKFFQGLIDERRSKKGGTTSTMIDHLLTLQGSQPEYYTDQIIKGIIQVIIMAGTDTSAVTLEWAMSNLLNHPLVLKKARAELDAQLGTERLVDEPDISKLPYLQSIISETLRLYPAAPLLLPHFSSDDCMIERFNVPRDTMVLINAWAIHRDPMLWDDPESFKPERFENGEDSSHNLMPFGLGRRACPGEGLAKRMVGLTLGSLIQCFEWKRVNEKEIDMAEGKGFTMPKAVPLEAKCKARSVIVNEIMMA from the exons ATGGAACAACAGATCTTGTTATACACATTCCTCTCCATTATCTCCATCCTCTTCACCTTCAACTTCCTGCTCCAAACAAAACGACGCCGTTACAAAAACCTCCCACCAAGTCCACTTTCTCTTCCACTAATCGGCCATCTCCATCTCCTAAAAATCCCAATCCATCGAACCCTCCACCGCCTCTCACAAAAGCACGGCCCCATTTTCTCACTCTGGTTTGGCTCGCAGCGCGTGGTCATAGTCTCATCCTCGTCGGCCGCACAAGAATGTTTCACCACCAACGACATCGTTCTAGCAAACCGTCCTAGCTTTATCCTAGGCAAGCACTTAGCCTACAACAACACCACCATGGCAACGTCCCAATACGGCGATCACTGGCGCAACCTCCGCCGCATTGGCGCCATCGAGATATTCTCCACCGCTCGACTGAACACATTTTCGAACATCAGAAAGGACGAAATCAAACAGCTACTACATAAACTTTCACAAAACGCAAGTGAAGATTTCGCAACGGTGCCGTTGAATTCTATGTTCCATGAGTTGACCTTTAACACTATAATGAGGATGGTGGCGGGGAAGAGGTACTACGGCGAGGATGTGTCGGTGGAGAAAGAGCAGGCGAGGCAGTTCAGAGAGATTATGAAGGAGGCTTTTGCTCAAAGTGGAGCGGCCAACCCGGCAGATTTTTTGccgatcttgaattgggttgggaGCGACTCGTATGAGAGGAGGGCCATGAAGTTGGGCAAGAGGACCAATAAGTTTTTCCAAGGTCTCATCGATGAGCGCAGGAGCAAGAAGGGTGGAACTACTAGTACTATGATTGACCATTTGCTTACTCTGCAGGGATCACAACCTGAGTATTACACTGACCAAATTATCAAGGGGATTATACAG GTCATAATAATGGCGGGTACTGATACATCAGCAGTGACACTAGAATGGGCCATGTCCAATCTCCTCAACCATCCCCTCGTGTTAAAGAAAGCTAGAGCTGAACTTGATGCTCAACTTGGAACTGAACGCTTAGTGGACGAACCGGATATCTCTAAACTACCCTATCTGCAAAGTATCATCTCCGAGACCCTCCGATTATACCCTGCAGCTCCATTGCTACTACCACATTTTTCATCAGATGACTGCATGATTGAGAGATTCAACGTGCCACGTGACACAATGGTATTGATCAATGCATGGGCCATCCATAGAGACCCAATGTTGTGGGATGATCCTGAAAGCTTCAAACCCGAGAGATTTGAGAATGGTGAGGACTCGTCACACAACCTGATGCCGTTCGGACTGGGAAGAAGGGCTTGCCCTGGGGAGGGCCTAGCGAAACGTATGGTGGGGTTGACTTTGGGGTCGTTGATCCAATGCTTTGAGTGGAAGAGAGTTAATGAAAAGGAGATTGATATGGCTGAAGGTAAGGGATTCACAATGCCTAAAGCCGTGCCATTGGAGGCTAAGTGCAAAGCACGCTCTGTTATTGTGAACGAGATTATGATGGCTTGA